The genomic interval GTCCTGGAGGTCTCCGACCACCACCCCGGCCGCACCGTCCGCGGCGACCACGCGCACAGCGCCGAGGGCGTGGGCGAGCCCGCCGACTACGGGCGCGGCCTGGACATCGTCGCCGCCCTCGCCGAGCGGTGGGGCATCACCTACCGCACCGGTACGAAGACCGTCTGGGCCCGGCTCCCCGTGGACGACTGGAACCCGTTCCCGGAGGGGCGCGGCGAGAGCGGGCTCGACCGCGGGCTGCGCGCCGCCGAGCTGCTGGCCCCGACCGCCCGGCGCACCGCCCGCGACGACGGGGACTGGGCCGGGCGCGGGGCGCTCTCCTTCCTCGCCGAGGCGTCCGACCTGCTGGCCGGGCAGCTGGACGAGGACATCGTGGCGGCCCTCGCCGGGCAGTTACTCGTCCCCCGCCTCGCCGACTGGTGCGCGATCTGGCTGGAGCCCGAGAGCGGCGGCCCCGCGGCCGTCCCCCGCCTCGCCAAGGTCTGGCACGTCGACGAGGAGCGGACCGGGCCGCTGCGCGCCCTGCTGGAGGGCGACCCGCTCCGGCTCCCCGAGCGCGTCGGCACCGGTGCCGTGTCCATGCCGTGGCCCGGCAGCGGGGAGGACGGCGAGCCGCCGGACGGGGAGGAGGGCGTCGCCTTCGCCTACCGGATCACCTCGGGCGGCCGGACCCTCGGAGCCGTACTCCTCGGCCGCGAGTCCACCGACCGGCTGCCCGACGAGCTGACGGCCCTCATCGAGGACTTCGTGCGCCGGGTCGGCCTCGCCGTGGGCGCCGCCCGCGCCTACACCCGGCAGGCCACGATCAGCCGGATCCTCCAGCGCGGGCTGCTGCCCAGCAAGGTCGCCCAAATACCGGGGGTGGCCAGCTCCCTCGTCTACGAACCGAGCGACGACGGCGTCGTCGGCGGTGACTTCTACGACATCTTCCCGTGCCCCGGCGACCGCTGGTGCTTCGTGCTCGGCGACGTCCAGGGCAGCGGCCCCGAGGCCGCCGTCGTGACGGGCCTGGCCCGCCCCTGGCTGCGGCTGCTGGCCCGCGAGGGCTTCCAGGCCGACGAGGTCCTGGTCCGGCTCAACCGGCTGCTCCTGGACGACGCCATGGAGGCCGCCGAGGCCGCCGCGCTGATGGTCGCCGCCGCCGGGGGCCAGCACTCCGCGGACAACGGCGGGCAGTCCCGCTTCCTGTCCCTGCTGTACGGGGAGCTGGTGCCGCTGCCCGGCGGCGGCGCGCGCTGCACCCTGGCCAGCGCCGGGCACCCGCTGCCGCTGCTGCTGCGCCCGGACGGCACCGTGCGGCCCGCCGCCGAGCCGCAGCTGCTGCTCGGGCTGATGGACGACGCCGTCTACGAGACCCAGAGCTTCGAC from Streptomyces drozdowiczii carries:
- a CDS encoding SpoIIE family protein phosphatase, whose product is MQRDIVQRPGNTAATGTQPVARTSLPGNLLAPAAARRFVTAALDEWTGLGLPAAVGFSERLSDDAAMIVSELVTNAVVHAGTAVDLLFRLEEATEDEQSALVLEVSDHHPGRTVRGDHAHSAEGVGEPADYGRGLDIVAALAERWGITYRTGTKTVWARLPVDDWNPFPEGRGESGLDRGLRAAELLAPTARRTARDDGDWAGRGALSFLAEASDLLAGQLDEDIVAALAGQLLVPRLADWCAIWLEPESGGPAAVPRLAKVWHVDEERTGPLRALLEGDPLRLPERVGTGAVSMPWPGSGEDGEPPDGEEGVAFAYRITSGGRTLGAVLLGRESTDRLPDELTALIEDFVRRVGLAVGAARAYTRQATISRILQRGLLPSKVAQIPGVASSLVYEPSDDGVVGGDFYDIFPCPGDRWCFVLGDVQGSGPEAAVVTGLARPWLRLLAREGFQADEVLVRLNRLLLDDAMEAAEAAALMVAAAGGQHSADNGGQSRFLSLLYGELVPLPGGGARCTLASAGHPLPLLLRPDGTVRPAAEPQLLLGLMDDAVYETQSFDLAPGDSLLCVTDGVTERRSGALMFDDGDGLAQALSGCAGLSAEGIAERIKHAVHDFAERPPDDDLALLVLQAE